ACCACCCTCGTCGTGCTGTGCCTCGCCGCCGCAGCGGCCGGCTGGATCGACGCAGTGGTCGGGGGCGGCGGGCTGCTCCTGCTGCCCGCGCTGCTGCTCGGACTGCCGCACGTCCCGGCCGCCCAGATCCTCGGCACCAACAAGGCCGTCGCGATCGTCGGCACGTCGGGCGCCGCCGTCACCTATGCGCGCAAGGCCCCGGTGAAGGTCGGCACGGCGCTGCGGATCGGTCTCGCGGCGCTGGCCGGATCGATGACCGGCGCGTTCTTCGCCGCCGGGATCAGCAGCGAGGTGCTGCGCCCGGTGATCATGGTGGTGCTGCTGGCGGTCGCGGCCTTCGTGATGCTGCGGCCCCAGTTCGGCCGGGCGGCCGGGGACGGCACCGCCCCTCGTGTCACCCGGGCCCGCACCGTCACCGCGATCGTCCTGGTGGGCGGCGGCATCGGCCTGTACGACGGGCTGTTCGGACCGGGCACCGGCACCTTCCTCGTACTGGCGCTCACCGCGGTGCTCCACCTCGACCTGGTGACGGCATCGGCCACCGCCAAGATCGTCAACGTCTGCACCAACGGCGGGGCCCTGGCGATGTTCGCCTACCAGGGCAACGTGATGTGGCAGCTGGCCGCACTGATGGCGGTGTTCAACCTGGCGGGCGGCCTGTTCGGGGCGCGGATGGCGCTGCGCAAGGGCAGCGAGTTCGTCCGCGGGGTGCTGCTGGTGGTCGTCTTCTCACTGGTGGCGAAGCTGGCGTTCGACCAGTGGCAGGCCTGACCGGCGCGGGGTCGCTCAGCGCACACCGGTGAGGTGGGCGTACGCCACCACGTTGCCCTCGTAGCCCGTGGCGTCGGAGAACCCGCCTCCGCAGGTGATCAGGCGCAGCGAGGCGTGCTCCGAGGCCCCGTACACCCGCCGGTCGGGGAAGTCCTTGCTGTCGTAGACCTCGATCGCGTCGAGGGAGAAGACGGCGGTGCGGCCGTCCTGCCGGAGGACCTCGACCGTGCTGCCCTTCTTCATGGACCCCAGGTCGTAGAAGACGGACGGGCCCTGGGCGTTGTCCACATGACCGGCGACGATCGCGGTGCCCTTGGCGCCGGGCGGGGTGCCGTCCTTGTACCAGCCGACGATGTCGGTGTTCCCGGCCGGCGGTACGTCGAGGCTGCCGTCCGGTCCGAGCCCGAGCCGCATCATCGGGGCGTCCACCCGGATGCTGGGGATCCTGATGCGGACGGGCGCCGAGGGCCGGAGCGGCTCGGCGACCGGCGATCCGGGCAGCAGTCCGGGACCGGCGGCGAAGGAGTCGGCGGAGGCCGGGGCCGGCGGGGTCAGCCGGGTGTCGGCGCCGTTGCGGATCAGCCAGAGACCGGCCAGCGCCGCGACGACGAGCAGCCAGCCCTTGGCCTTCTGGGACACGGTCGTCCTCCGGGTGACGGGGGCCGGACGGGCCGGCCCCGAAACGGGAATGGCCCCGTCCCGGTGGCGCAGGGCCACCGGGACGGAAACCGGGCGGTACGGAGAGGTGGAAGCCTCCGTCAGCTGCCGTCCTGCGTGCCGCTCGCCCGGCGACGCAGGAGCCAGGCTCCGCCGACGGCGGTCGCGGCGAGAACGCCGGCTCCCGCCGCGATCTGGGTGGTGTCCGGTCCGACGCTGCCGCCGATACCGGTCTTCACATGCCCCGTGGGGGCGGTGGGTGCGGCCGAGGTGCGGTGGCCGGAGGGGGTCTCGTAACCGCCGGACGAGCTGTCGTGCCCGGCGGAGGTCTCGTGCCCGGAGGGGGTCGGGCGCGCGGTGGGCGTGGAGCGCCCGGGAAGTGCGGGGGCGTCCGGCACGAGGGCCGCACCGGAGGCCTCGGCCTCGTCGAGCCCGGTGGAGTCGTACTCCTCGGAGTCGTAGAGGTCCGAGGGCAGGCCGGCGCCGGCGGGGGAGTCCTCGTCGGAGGACCCCGCGGCGCTGTCCTTGCCCGTGGTGCTCGCGGCCCTCACCTCGATCTCACCGGTGGCCTGCTTGCCGTTCTCGCAGGCCACGTCGATGCTGTACGGCCCCGGCTCGATATTGCCCGGCACCTTGAACGAACCGGCCAGGACCTCCTTGAGCGTGGCCGGGGCCAGCGCGAACTGCGAGGCGTCCAGGGCGCTCGCATCACCGGTGGCGCCGGTGTCGCCGCCGCAGGCGGTGGTGTTCACGGTGACCGTCGTGCCCGGGGCGGCACTCGCGGGAGTGATGTCCAATGGCGCCGCTTCGTCCCCGTACGCGGACGGGGCGGCGGCACTGAGGCCGAGCGCGGCAGCGGCGAGGGCCGCGGCGGCGGTGCCGGTCACGAGGCGAACAGGACTGCGCATGGGGGGTTCCTCCGAGCGGGGGCGGCGCGGGCTGGTGTGTCCTGGTCCCGAGCTAACGGCCGCTTCGCCACCCATGCCTGCTGACACCGGGTCAGCTTTCACCTGATCGGACCGGCGCCGCCTCCTTGCCAGGGCTCATGTGCGCAGGTCACAGCGGTGATGGTGGAGTGGGGACCCCGGCCTGCGGTGTCCGGTGCCGATCGGGTGATGTCGGCCGAAGGGGAAGTGGCGCACGTCACATGCATGACCCGGGTGTCTCCGGGCACACGATGCTCACCCCCCACGGGACGGCGAGTACAGCCGACCCCGGCCGCCGCCCTCACCGGGCCCACCCCCCCTGGGCCCGGTGAGGGCGGTTCGTCCTGTGCCGGGAGGTGCCCGCTCAGGCGGGCGCGGCGGCGGACCAGGTGATGACGGGCGGCCGCACCCGGCCGCACAGCGGCTGTCCCCTGTCGTCGGAGAGCGGCAGCCGTGCGGTGAGGTGCCCGGAGCGCGCGGCCGCTTCGAGGGTGTCCGCGTCGATGTCGGCGAACATCAGCTTGGCCCGCCGGAACATGGAGAACAGCCCGTCCCCGTCGACCGTGCCCCACGACAGATAGACGAACCGGCCGCCCAGCCGGTTCTGCACATACGGCCCGCTCACCTCGACGCCGTCCGGCCCGCCGGCGGCGGTGCAGTCCAGGGTCCAGCGGGCGGCGGGGGCATCGCCCGGGAGCAGCCCGAGGAGTCCATCGGGCCGGTCCTTGCGCTGGACGCCCACATGGATGTTCTCGCGACCGGCGAAGTCGCCGCCGGGCCCGCAGTCGCGGCCGGGCAGGTGTGAGCCCTCGATGTGGATCTGCATGCGCGGCGGGGGTCCTTCGTCGGGAGTCTGCATGAGCTCCATGGTCCACCCCGCCCAGGGGGTGGGGTGATCAGACCCTGTCCCAGGGGGCGGTCTCGTACGCCGCCGTCAGCCGCTTCATCAGCTCCTCGTCCACCGCGAACGCCGTGTCGTCGATCCGGGCGACCGGCGCCATGCCCTGCGAGTTGGTGACGAACGCGGACCGGTAGGCCGCCAGCCCGTCCTTCGTCACCGGGCGGCGCACCGACCGCACGCCCGCGCCGGGCAACTCCTGTTCCAGCAGGGCCATGGTGATCCCCAGCAGTGCGGGCGCCTGTGGCCAGACGACAGAAGTTCCGTCCCAGAAGCCGATGTTGGTGATCGCGCCCTCGGTCACCTCGCCGTCCGGCAGGGTCAGCAGCGCGTCGTCGAACCCGGCCCGGCGGGCGAGATCCCCGTAGTACGTCTGGCCGAAGTCGCCGGGGCGCTTGAGGTGCGGCGCGGTGCGTGCGTACGGGACGGACTTCAGGCCGACCGGCGCGGGGTTCATCCGGGCCGGCCCGCGCACCGTGACCATGACGGTCGTCGCGGCAGCGCCCGGCGGGCGCAGTCCGTGCACCCGCACCGAGGCGTCGGCCGTCCCCGCACCCTTCAGCGCATGCCGGACGAGCTCACGCACCCGGCCGCCGTCCAGGGGGAGTTCGAAGAGCTCCCGGTTCCCGGAGTCGAGCCGTTCCAGATGCAGTTCCAGGCCGCGCACCCGGCCGTCCCTCACCTGCATGGCCGTGAAATGGCCGTAGGTGAAGAAGGCGGCCGCCCGCAGATCGTCCTCGGTGGCCGGATGCCCGTCGAACTCGGCGTAGGGGAGCGGTGCGGCTGCTGGAGTCGTCATGCCGTCCACCGTATGCCGACCCGTGTGGCGGGCGGGCTGTCACGCCGTCCGCCGTTGGCCGGCCCGCACTTCGGTGCGGGCCGCTTGACCTCAAGTGTGGTTGATGTACGAGCCTCTTGCCATGGACCTCACCACAGCCGGAAACACGGCCACCGCTCTGCCCGACACCGCCCCCCTGAAGGTCGCGGTCATCGTCGCCAGTAACCGCGAGGGCCGGTTCGCGCCCGTCGTCGCCGACTGGTTCCGCTCCCGGACCGACGGCCACCCCGGCATCGAGACCGACCTGCTCGACGTCGCCGGACTCGATCTCCCAACCGCACTGTCCCGCCGTCCCGGACCCGAGGACCAGGCCCTGCTGGCCGAGGTCTCGGGCCGGCTGGCGGCCGCCGACGCTTTCGTCGTCATCACCCCCGAGTACAACCACTCCTATCCGGCCCCGCTCAAGAACCTCATCGACTGGCACTTCACCGAATGGCAGGCCAAGCCCGTCGCCTTCGTCTCCTACGGAGGGGTGTCCGGCGGTCTGCGCGCGGTCGAGCACCTGCGGCAGGTCTTCGCCGAGCTGCACGCCGTCTCGATCCGCGACACCGTCTCGTTCCACAACGCCGGCGCCCTCTTCGACGACGAGGGCAGGCACCGCGACCCGGTCGGCCCCGACGCCGCGGCGAAGTCCCTCCTGGACCAACTGGTCTGGTGGGGGCGGGCACTGAGGGGCGCCAGGGCCGCGCACCCGTACGGAGCCTGACAGCGGGGCGCCACCGCCTGACCGACAATCGGGAGGAGGACCTGCCGCCGATCCGAGGAGACCGAAGGTGCAATCGCCCGCATGGCTGACCGTACTGACCACGACGGACAGCGAGGAGAAGGCCCAGCTCCTGGCGCAGGGCGCGGTGGAGGCGCGGCTGGCCGCCTGCGTACAGATCTCCGCGCCCGTCACCTCGGTGTACCGGTGGCAGAACGCCATCGAGACCACCGAGGAGTGGCAGCTGTTCTTCAAGACGACGGCCGAACGGTACGACGAGCTGGAGGCGTACCTCCAGGAGGCGCACGACTACGACACCCCGGAGATCATCGCCCTGCCGGTACTCCGGGGCAGCGCCCGCTACCTCGGCTGGGTGTCGGCGGAGACGGCCCCGGTGACCTCGCTCTGAGGGGCGCCCTGCGCCTCCACCCGCACCGCGCACACCTTGAACTCCGGCATCTTCGACACCGGGTCGAGGGCCGGATTCGTCAGCGTGTTGGCCCGGCCCTCACCCGCCCAGTGGAACGGCATGAACACGGTGTCCTGGCGGATCGCCACGGTGATCCGCGCGGGCGCCACCGCCTTCCCGCGCCGTGAGGTGACTGCCACCGGATCGCCCTCGGACACCCCGATCCGCTCGGCGAGCCGCGGATGCAGCTCGACGAAGGGCCCCGGGGCCGCGGCGTTCAGCTCCGCCACCCGGCGGGTCTGCGCCCCCGACTGGTACTGGGCGACGACCCGCCCCGTGGTCAGCACCACCGGATACTCCGCGTCGGTCTCCTCGGCGGACGGCCGGTGTGTGACGGGCACGAACCGGGCCCGCCCGTCGTCCGTCGCGAACCGGTCCAGGAACAGCCGCGGCGTACCGGGGTGCTCCGTGTCCGGGCACGGCCAGAAGACCCCGTCCTCGGCGGCGATCCGCTCGTACGTGATGCCCGCGTAGTCCGCCGGGCCGCCCGCCGAGGCCCGGCGCAGCTCGTCGAACACCTCGGCCGGATCGGCCGGGAACCCCTTCCCGTGCCCGAGAAGACCGGCCAGCCCGTGCAGCACGTCCAGATCACTGCGGACACCCCCGGGCGCGGTGACCGCACGCCGGCGCAGCAGCACCCTGCCTTCCAGGTTCGTGGTGGTCCCCGTCTCCTCGGCCCACTGCGTCACCGGCAGCACCACATCGGCCAGCGCGGCCGTCTCCGACAGCACCACATCGGCGACCGCGAGGAAGTCCAGCGACCGCAGCCGCTCCTCCACATGCCCCGCGTGCGGCGCGGACACCACCGGGTTCGAGCCCATCACCAGCAGCGCCCGCACCTCGGTGCCCAGCGCGTCCAGCAGCTCGTACGCACTGCGCCCCGGCCCCGGCAGAGAGTCGGGATCGACGCCCCACACCCCCGCGACATGGCGGCGCGCCGCCGGATCGGTGAGCTTGCGGTAGCCGGGCAACTGGTCGGCCTTCTGGCCGTGTTCACGGCCGCCCTGGCCGTTGCCCTGCCCGGTCAGACAGCCGTAGCCGGACAGTGGCCGGCCCGCGCGCCCGGTGGCCAGGGCGAAGTTGATCCAGGCGCCGACGGTGTCCGTGCCCTTCGCCTGCTGCTCGGGACCGCGCGCGGTCAGCACCATGCCGCTCTCCGCGTCGCAGAACATCTCGACGGCCGCCCGCA
This genomic interval from Streptomyces sp. NBC_00464 contains the following:
- a CDS encoding sulfite exporter TauE/SafE family protein — protein: MPDISLTTLVVLCLAAAAAGWIDAVVGGGGLLLLPALLLGLPHVPAAQILGTNKAVAIVGTSGAAVTYARKAPVKVGTALRIGLAALAGSMTGAFFAAGISSEVLRPVIMVVLLAVAAFVMLRPQFGRAAGDGTAPRVTRARTVTAIVLVGGGIGLYDGLFGPGTGTFLVLALTAVLHLDLVTASATAKIVNVCTNGGALAMFAYQGNVMWQLAALMAVFNLAGGLFGARMALRKGSEFVRGVLLVVVFSLVAKLAFDQWQA
- a CDS encoding class F sortase, producing MSQKAKGWLLVVAALAGLWLIRNGADTRLTPPAPASADSFAAGPGLLPGSPVAEPLRPSAPVRIRIPSIRVDAPMMRLGLGPDGSLDVPPAGNTDIVGWYKDGTPPGAKGTAIVAGHVDNAQGPSVFYDLGSMKKGSTVEVLRQDGRTAVFSLDAIEVYDSKDFPDRRVYGASEHASLRLITCGGGFSDATGYEGNVVAYAHLTGVR
- a CDS encoding DUF5990 family protein — translated: MQIHIEGSHLPGRDCGPGGDFAGRENIHVGVQRKDRPDGLLGLLPGDAPAARWTLDCTAAGGPDGVEVSGPYVQNRLGGRFVYLSWGTVDGDGLFSMFRRAKLMFADIDADTLEAAARSGHLTARLPLSDDRGQPLCGRVRPPVITWSAAAPA
- a CDS encoding aminotransferase class IV family protein produces the protein MTTPAAAPLPYAEFDGHPATEDDLRAAAFFTYGHFTAMQVRDGRVRGLELHLERLDSGNRELFELPLDGGRVRELVRHALKGAGTADASVRVHGLRPPGAAATTVMVTVRGPARMNPAPVGLKSVPYARTAPHLKRPGDFGQTYYGDLARRAGFDDALLTLPDGEVTEGAITNIGFWDGTSVVWPQAPALLGITMALLEQELPGAGVRSVRRPVTKDGLAAYRSAFVTNSQGMAPVARIDDTAFAVDEELMKRLTAAYETAPWDRV
- a CDS encoding NADPH-dependent FMN reductase, which produces MDLTTAGNTATALPDTAPLKVAVIVASNREGRFAPVVADWFRSRTDGHPGIETDLLDVAGLDLPTALSRRPGPEDQALLAEVSGRLAAADAFVVITPEYNHSYPAPLKNLIDWHFTEWQAKPVAFVSYGGVSGGLRAVEHLRQVFAELHAVSIRDTVSFHNAGALFDDEGRHRDPVGPDAAAKSLLDQLVWWGRALRGARAAHPYGA
- the cutA gene encoding divalent-cation tolerance protein CutA; the encoded protein is MQSPAWLTVLTTTDSEEKAQLLAQGAVEARLAACVQISAPVTSVYRWQNAIETTEEWQLFFKTTAERYDELEAYLQEAHDYDTPEIIALPVLRGSARYLGWVSAETAPVTSL
- a CDS encoding molybdopterin oxidoreductase family protein, encoding MTSTVPAATATHCPYCALQCGMNLRPVAGDAVVEVEERTSFPVNRGALCGKGRSAPAVLSSAVRLTGPLVRDAASGELEPAGWDEALARIAEGLRGTRAAHGADAVGVFGGGGLTNEKAYSLGKFARVVLGTSQIDYNGRFCMSSAAAAHQRAFGLDRGLPFPLEDIPRTGCVILVGSNLAETMPPALRYLTELRENGGRLIVIDPRRTRTAEQADLHLAPRPGTDLALALGMLHLVVSQGRVDEEFVRERTSGWDEARAGVMAHWPELVERLTGVPVPQLRAAVEMFCDAESGMVLTARGPEQQAKGTDTVGAWINFALATGRAGRPLSGYGCLTGQGNGQGGREHGQKADQLPGYRKLTDPAARRHVAGVWGVDPDSLPGPGRSAYELLDALGTEVRALLVMGSNPVVSAPHAGHVEERLRSLDFLAVADVVLSETAALADVVLPVTQWAEETGTTTNLEGRVLLRRRAVTAPGGVRSDLDVLHGLAGLLGHGKGFPADPAEVFDELRRASAGGPADYAGITYERIAAEDGVFWPCPDTEHPGTPRLFLDRFATDDGRARFVPVTHRPSAEETDAEYPVVLTTGRVVAQYQSGAQTRRVAELNAAAPGPFVELHPRLAERIGVSEGDPVAVTSRRGKAVAPARITVAIRQDTVFMPFHWAGEGRANTLTNPALDPVSKMPEFKVCAVRVEAQGAPQSEVTGAVSADTQPR